The DNA region ATCTCGTTGAAGCGAGTCGTTGCATCAGCTGTTGTAATTTTCGGGTCAAGCTGTGGCTCACCATTTACGGTCTCGCCTGTTACATTCATGCCCAGATTCGTACCGCGCAGGCGGAAATACTTATCCTGGTCTGTGGCTTTGATCTTGTACGTGATGACATGGTAGCCTTCGGCATCTGTCGTCCAGTCGTTGGACGTGAAGGTTGCCAGTACTTGGGTGGAGTCGTTGGTATCTTTGGAATATGCGGCGGTGCCCTTCTCGGCCTTGCCCGTCACATCTCCCGCGATGAGATCTACGTGATCAACCACCTGTATTTGTCCAGCAGACGTGCCGCTGTTGATTGGTTTTTCATAGTTGTTGCTTGTGGTTGGACTCTTGAAACGGATTTTCAGTTCCACTTCATCACCTTGAGTCACGCTGAGGTCTCCGCCCATTTCGGCCTGAGTGCCTGCGCCGGAAGCCGTGAAGTCCAGTGCGTTGATCAGATCACCGAATACGGAAAATGATTTCCCCGAACGCAGTCCTTCCAGCACGGCTTGCATGCCAGTACCCTCAACCCACGAGTAGGTCTTGGCATATTCGCCTGGAAAATAACCGCTGGAATTCGTGCCAATCGTCTTGAAATGATAATCCGAATTGCCATAATTCCAGAAGTGGCGACCTTCTCCCAGCAATGCGTCCCACAGTCCGCCCACCTTGGCGACCATGTAGTCCACACCGCCGTACGTACGGTATTTGTATCCATCATCTGCGGTTGGATTGGCTACGTTGTATGTTGTGTTGTACCCGCCACGGTCCGGTTCCATCTGGTTGCCCAGCATGCCTTCAATACCAAAAACCACTTGAGGAGCCAGATCGTTGAACTCACGGAAGTCCGCGATAGTATATTTATTTTTGCCGCGTGAAGGATGGTTGATCATTGCATAACTCGTCGTTGGATACTTGGTTGCCAACCAATTGATGGCGGTTAGTGCATCCTGATGCGTCGTATAGGCTCGTCCCCCTGTCTGATTCCAATTCGCGACATCGGCCGCATTGAACAGGTTCGCTGCGCGATTCGTAAAACGATATTCAAATTCGTTCGCAGCTTCCAGCGCTTCGGTCGAATTCGGCTCATCCGTCAGAATCCCCACCCCAACGTGTTCATGCGTCGGCATGTCCCATTCGAAACCGGAGAAAATCGTCTTGCCTGCGTATTTGCCTGCATCCTGAAGTGCTTTGATCTGTGGCACCTGGTACTCATTCATCCCTTGGGACATCGGAATCGATCCGCCTGGAATGTCCACTCCATTGTGATCACGCTTGGATAACCGCAAATGATCCGTAAGCGCGATCCAGTCCAGACCATACTTCGTCAGTCCCGCGTCGAGTACATTTTCCAGCGAATTCTGCGCATCATCGGACTCAAATGTATGTACGTGCAAATCCCCCGTTTGCCATGACCCTGCTGCCGAGCTGTTGGTCGGCGTGTTATCCCCGGCATCCGCATACGTTACTGGAGCAGGGAAAGCTCCCATTACCAGGCCCGTAGCCAGTGGTATAAGCGTAAGCATAGCGAGCATTTTCTTTCCTTTGTTGTTGAACAAGATCATCCCACCACCGTTCTGAGTTGTTGTGTCGGGAGTAAATATAAGAGACTTTGAAGACAGGGTCAACACAATGAAAGCGCCTATTAAAAATTTGACATACTCCTGCATTGCTTTACATTTCGTTAACGATTTCTTTATCTGTGTCTATGAAGATCATGCTCAGTCTTACTCCATATTAAGGTCTTGAAATGTGCTGGAGAGAAGTTGCAAGAGGGGGAAGCAAAATTCGGATTTTGTTCACCATTCAGGGAATTTCCACCACAGCTAGTGGTCTATTAGGAATATGAATTCTCACCTACTGGACACAAAGTCATTTATGCCCGTTGTCTTTAAACTAAAAATTGACACAAAGTTCCCTACCAAAAATAAAAAAACCTTATTCTATAAGGGATTTCATGGTTGGTAACTTTATGTCATTCTACAATCTGCCCCGAATATCGTGTAGATTTAATAATCCCTTAATTTCTTACTAATAGACCGCCTAATAAATACCGAGCAGCATATTGCAAATTCAAATAATGTATGGCTGATAAGGCAATTCGAATCATTCCTGAACAAATAAAATTTCTTTTAAATGGACAGCCCGAACAGAAAATGCTTCCCAGCTGATGGGAAGCATTTTGTTCTTGAACCACTATACCTTTTAGATTCTGTTATATTAATGCCCCAGTAAATGTGATTGCTCCGATCGCGTTCGCTGTGCCGACCAAAGTCAACGCAACTAATGAATAAGTGACATTTCCTGTACCTGGAGTTAAATCTACATGATCGACACTACTGTTTTCAAAAGTATTATTACCAGCTGCATGCTGATTAATGCTAAATATAATAGTCGCTCCACGGAGAATTTGTAACTGAATGGCGGTAGTACCTGATGAAGACTCCCATCCGACAATTCCGGTTAACCAAACGCTGCTTCCTGCTGTGACTCCTGTTATGGTGATCGTTTTTAATGTTGTCGGGACTGTGGTCAACGGGATTGCTGAGCCCCCCGTAGTATTTGGCGAGTTCTCGGACACTTGAAATTGTCTAAAAGACCCTGTAGCACCTGTTGGTCCAGTGGCTCCAGTCGTTCCGGTTCCCGTCGCACCTGTAGCTCCAGTTGTCCCCGTACCGGTTACCCCAGTTAAGCCCGTCGCACCAGTTACCCCAGTAAGTCCCGTAGCGCCCGTGGCCCCTGTAACTCCGGTTCCGGTGGCACCTGTCACACCTGTTACCCCAGTAAGACCCGTTGCTCCTGTTGTTCCCGTAGCTCCGGTTCCGGTTGCGCCTGTCGCACCGGTGACACCAGTAAGCCCCGTTGCACCAGTGGCTCCTGTTGCTCCCGTTCCCGTTGCTCCTGTAGCCCCAGTTGTTCCGGTTCCGGTTGCGCCTGTCGCACCAGTTACACCCGTAGATCCTGTGGCACCAGTGGCTCCAGTGACCCCAGTTGCTCCAGTAGACCCAGTAGACCCAGTTGTTCCGGTTCCCGTTGTGCCTGTTACACCAGTTACACCCGTAGATCCTGTGGCACCAGTGGCTCCTGTTGCTCCCGTTCCCGTTGATCCTGTCGCACCTGTTACCCCAGTAAGTCCCGTTACTCCTGTTGTTCCCGTAGCTCCGGTTCCGGTTGCGCCTGTCGCACCGGTGAAACCAGTAAGCCCCGTTGCACCAGTGGCTCCTGTTGCTCCCGTTCCCGTTGCTCCTGTCGCACCAGTTGTTCCCGTTCCGGTGGCACCTGTCACACCGGTTGCCCCAGTAAGCCCCGTTGCACCAGTAGTTCCAGTTGTTCCGGTTCCGGTTGCTCCTGTTCCACCGGTTACTCCAGTAAGCCCCGTTGCACCAGTGGCTCCAGTGGCTCCAGTGGCTCCAGTGGCTCCAGTGGCTCCAATTGTTCCCGTTGCACCTGTAGCCCCAGTTGTTCCGGTTCCGGTTGCGCCTGTCGCACCAGTTACACCCGTAGATCCTGTGGCACCAGTGGCTCCAGTGACCCCAGTTGCTCCAGTAGACCCAGTAGACCCAGTTGTTCCGGTTCCCGTTGATCCTGTCACACCGGTTACTCCTGTTGAGCCCGTCGCGCCGGTGGCACCAGTTGTTCCCGTTCCGGTGGCACCTGTCACACCGGTTGCCCCAGTAAGCCCCGTTGCACCAGTAGTTCCAGTTGTTCCGGTTCCGGTTGCTCCTGTTCCACCGGTTACTCCAGTAAGCCCCGTTGCACCAGTGGCTCCAGTGGCTCCAGTGGCTCCAATTGTTCCCGTTGCACCTGTAGTACCAGTTACACCCGTAAATCCTGTTGCGCCGGTTACACCTGTGAGCCCCGTTGCACCAGTGGCTCCAGTAGCCCCTGTTCCCGTTACACCGGTAGAGCCCGTTGCACCCGTTGCACCTGTCGCACCCGTACCTCCAGTAATTCCAGTTGCTCCCGTTATACCAGTTGCACCTGTATCTCCTGTTACTCCAGTCGCACCCGTATCGCCAGTGACTCCGGCCGTGCCCATTACGCCTGTCGCACCCGTATCTCCAGTAATTCCGGTGGCTCCCGTTACGCCTATTGCTCCTGTATCGCCAGTGACTCCAGTCGCACCAGTTACCCCAGTTGAGCCCGTCGCACCAGTTACCCCGGTTGCTCCAGTTGCACCTGTCGCACCTGTTACTCCTATTCCGGTTGCGCCTGTTGGACCAGTGACCCCAGTAAGCCCTGTTGCACCGGTGACTCCGGTTGCACCAGTCGCACCAGTTACACCCGTTGAACCCGTTGCACCGATGGCTCCTGTAGCCCCAGTCCCGGTTGCACCAGTCGCACCTGTTATCCCCGTTGCACCAGTAGCTCCAGTCGAGCCAATGCTTACTAACAACGTAAAATTTGGCGATGTGCCTGGTATTCCTAGAGGGTCTGCAGTATTGACAACGTAGGCACTACCTTCATAGGTAACAACTTGACCAGGTACATATGAACTAGCATTAAAAGGATTGAACGGTTCAGTTTTCGTTAATTCCGGCGGTCCTGGCAATCCTGGTGGTCCTTGAGAACCTACTGGTCCCTCACTACCTTGTGCCCCGGCTGGACCAGCTGATCCTGGGCCGCTAATCCCCACTGACGCGATAATTAGTGCCACGTTCGTGGACCTGATTACACCAACTAGCTGATCCTTATGAAGAGGTAAAGTGCTTAGAAGAAGCGTAATTTGCAATAGTTCGGCTATTAAATCTTGTAAACTGATTAATGTATTGAGTCTTGGAAAAGGGACTACCTCTAATCCAGTGATAGCAAGCTCGAGAACAGATTGCAATTCCGCTTTAACAGCAACCGAAAACACTGACGTATTTGTGAATAGAAGTAATTCCTTCAAATTCCCCTGTAGAGCGCCAATATTAAAAGGGGTTGGTTGCGATATAGCAGCAGGTGCTGTCTTAGAAAATAAAATTAATAATTCTTTGAAACGCTCCAATTCCTTAAATGGAATAGAAATCTCTACAGAATTACCCTTCGATAATTTAAAATGACTTCCTCTTACCGGCAGAGAACAAAGTAGACGACCTCGTTTTTTTTTCTTGGACACATTATTCACCTCAACTCATCTTATGACTTTAAGGTGAACAATATTTTCTTAAAGTTCAGTACTGCCTGTAAATAATCAAGCAATAAAAAAAGGAGTAATTTCATATCGCAAACCACTCCTTTCATTAGACTAACGTGTCTGATTAGTTCAATAAAATACTCACTTAATTCATTTTACGGCATCTTTTTATTTGGCAAAAATACAAATTTCGCATCAATAATAATGTGTAAGACGATTGGAATCCATAAGAAGCCTGTTCCCACGAAAAGAAGAAACAAAATAGCACCT from Paenibacillus sp. JNUCC-31 includes:
- a CDS encoding collagen-like protein, with translation MNNVSKKKKRGRLLCSLPVRGSHFKLSKGNSVEISIPFKELERFKELLILFSKTAPAAISQPTPFNIGALQGNLKELLLFTNTSVFSVAVKAELQSVLELAITGLEVVPFPRLNTLISLQDLIAELLQITLLLSTLPLHKDQLVGVIRSTNVALIIASVGISGPGSAGPAGAQGSEGPVGSQGPPGLPGPPELTKTEPFNPFNASSYVPGQVVTYEGSAYVVNTADPLGIPGTSPNFTLLVSIGSTGATGATGITGATGATGTGATGAIGATGSTGVTGATGATGVTGATGLTGVTGPTGATGIGVTGATGATGATGVTGATGSTGVTGATGVTGDTGAIGVTGATGITGDTGATGVMGTAGVTGDTGATGVTGDTGATGITGATGITGGTGATGATGATGSTGVTGTGATGATGATGLTGVTGATGFTGVTGTTGATGTIGATGATGATGATGLTGVTGGTGATGTGTTGTTGATGLTGATGVTGATGTGTTGATGATGSTGVTGVTGSTGTGTTGSTGSTGATGVTGATGATGSTGVTGATGATGTGTTGATGATGTIGATGATGATGATGATGATGLTGVTGGTGATGTGTTGTTGATGLTGATGVTGATGTGTTGATGATGTGATGATGATGLTGFTGATGATGTGATGTTGVTGLTGVTGATGSTGTGATGATGATGSTGVTGVTGTTGTGTTGSTGSTGATGVTGATGATGSTGVTGATGATGTGTTGATGATGTGATGATGATGLTGVTGATGATGTGATGTTGATGLTGVTGVTGATGTGVTGATGATGLTGVTGATGLTGVTGTGTTGATGATGTGTTGATGPTGATGSFRQFQVSENSPNTTGGSAIPLTTVPTTLKTITITGVTAGSSVWLTGIVGWESSSGTTAIQLQILRGATIIFSINQHAAGNNTFENSSVDHVDLTPGTGNVTYSLVALTLVGTANAIGAITFTGALI